A window of the Equus asinus isolate D_3611 breed Donkey chromosome 20, EquAss-T2T_v2, whole genome shotgun sequence genome harbors these coding sequences:
- the LOC106833137 gene encoding olfactory receptor 10A3, producing the protein MKRHNQSSVVAFILLGFSNFPELQEQLFGVFLVIYLVTLMGNAIIIVIISLGQSLHVPMYLFLLNLSVVDVSISAVIMPEMLVVLSTEKMSISFVSCFAQMYFLLLFGGTECFLLGSMAYDRFAAICLPLSYPVIMNKRVFMKLVMFSWVSGIMVATVQTSWVFSFPFCGPNEINHLFCETPPVLELVCADTFLFEIYAFTGTILIVMVPFLLILLSYIRILFAILKMPSTTGRQKAFSTCASHLTSVTLFYGTANMTYLQPKSGYSPDTKKLMSLAYTLLTPLLNPLIYSFRNSEMKRALMKLWRRKVDLPTF; encoded by the coding sequence ATGAAAAGGCACAACCAGAGCTCTGTGGTTGCATTCATCCTCTTGGGCTTTTCTAACTTTCCTGAACTCCAAGAGCAgctctttggggttttcttggTTATCTACCTGGTGACTCTGATGGGAAATGCCATCATTATAGTCATCATCTCCCTGGGACAGAGCCTTCACGTTCCCATGTACCTGTTTCTTCTGAACTTGTCTGTGGTGGATGTGAGCATCAGCGCAGTCATTATGCCTGAAATGCTGGTGGTCCTCTCCACTGAGAAGATGTCAATTTCATTTGTGAGCTGTTTTGCACAGAtgtatttccttctcctttttggtGGGACCGAATGTTTTCTCCTGGGGTCAATGGCTTATGACCGATTTGCTGCAATCTGCCTTCCTCTGAGCTACCCAGTGATTATGAACAAAAGGGTTTTCATGAAATTAGTAATGTTCTCATGGGTGTCAGGGATCATGGTGGctactgtgcaaacatcatgggTTTTTAGTTTTCCCTTTTGTGGCCCCAATGAAATCAATCATCTCTTCTGTGAGACTCCCCCAGTGCTAGAGCTAGTGTGTGCAGACACCTTTTTGTTTGAAATCTATGCATTCACTGGTACCATTTTGATTGTCATGGTTCCTTTCTTGTTGATACTCTTGTCTTACATTCGGATTCTCTTTGCCATCCTGAAGATGCCATCAACCACTGGGAGGCAAAAGGCCTTTTCCACGTGTGCTTCCCACCTCACGTCTGTTACCCTGTTCTATGGCACAGCCAATATGACTTATTTGCAACCCAAATCTGGCTACTCCCCAGACACCAAGAAGTTGATGTCATTGGCTTACACGTTGCTTACTCCGCTGTTGAATCCACTGATCTACAGCTTTCGAAACAGTGAGATGAAAAGAGCTTTGATGAAATTATGGAGAAGAAAAGTGGATTTACCCACATTCTGA